In a single window of the Phaseolus vulgaris cultivar G19833 unplaced genomic scaffold, P. vulgaris v2.0 scaffold_642, whole genome shotgun sequence genome:
- the LOC137817686 gene encoding uncharacterized protein, giving the protein MARPTKFMRSTKRIPSYFEHVDFLHSQHDSCSSKKSTEGHLPQILPAQSIPLLDQFPIGYHPYIVDVVDIKADGHCGYRVVAAELGMGEESWVVVRMNLLKELSEWRQEYVELFGGDERYEYLKKSLLVDHMSMVSTTNTISFVLCISSFNSLCHLYFAFLHLTHFAICTLHLQAGADKWMTIPDMGYVIANRYNVIFVSLSMIQSLSIFPLRTQAPSNFTHH; this is encoded by the exons ATGGCTCGTCCTACCAAATTCATGAGATCAACTAAGCGAATCCCTTCTTATTTTGAACATGTGGATTTCTTACACTCACAACATGATAGTTGTTCGAGTAAAAAATCTACTGAAGGACACTTACCACAAATTCTACCAGCACAATCCATTCCTTTGCTTGATCAGTTCCCTATAGGATATCATCCATACATTGTTGATGTTGTCGACATTAAGGCTGATGGCCATTGTGGGTACCGTGTTGTTGCTGCCGAATTGGGCATGGGAGAGGAGTCATGGGTTGTTGTTCGAatgaatttgttaaaagaacTAAGTGAATGGAGACAAGAATATGTTGAACTGTTTGGTGGTGATGAACGATATGAATACTTGAAGAAGTCACTTCTAGTTGACCACATGTCTATGGTATCAACCACTAACACCATTTCATTTGTACTTTGCATTTCTTCATTTAACTCACTTTGCCATTTGTACTTTGCATTTCTTCATTTAACTCACTTTGCCATTTGTACTTTGCAT TTGCAGGCAGGAGCAGATAAGTGGATGACAATCCCAGACATGGGATACGTTATTGCTAATCGGTATAATGTCATTTTCGTTTCATTGTCCATGATACAATCATTGAGTATTTTTCCTTTAAGAACCCAAGCACCAAGTAACTTCACTCATCACTGA